From Bicyclus anynana chromosome 11, ilBicAnyn1.1, whole genome shotgun sequence:
AAATAGACTCAACACGCATCAggtctttattttaattaaaaagattacACTTAGGTACGTTTTGTATTTCGGATTGGTTAACACGTGTCCCTCCAGTTCCACTCTCGCAAAATTTCAGTTTGGGTTTTTTGCGCACTAGCAAAGAAAAACCTACACACGCAGTTTACGAATATCGCGGAGTGCGGGCTGCGAGCCATGAGTGTAGAACGCGCTTTAggcaaaaaacaaaatggttAAAAACGCCATCTTTGTAAATATATCGAAACTACTTGCAGAAAGACTTGTTAGTACTCTTACGTTGTTATCGTGGTAGAAAATAGATGGCgctcatttatataattattttattttttagtttttccacaaataggtaaaaataatatctattttgtaaataaaataacaaataataactacAGAATAAAATTTAGcaagataaatataaaagtttaataattgCATAATATTGTTTTGACGACACTAATGGCGCGCGATATGAAAGTTATTCACGCGACTGCCGATTAGATTAGCGAGTAGCGAGTAGCGACCAAACGCACATAGCGGCAACATCGCGCGTTTGGTCGACGCGACGACTCGATATTACGACCTACTTTTACATTGATTTTACAAAGTCGCTTGTACGTTAGTCGCCGCGAGTTTGTTGTCGCGTCACGTCGCGCATAAATACAATGTGACAAAAAGCAGGTTGCGTTTAGCGTAAAACACTTGTCGCGTCAATAATGACAtcgaaaacaattaaaattaataagaaaacttTGTACGAAATCGTACGCGAAGTACAGAAGCGGCCTTGCCTATGGAATACTGAGGATGAGTACTACAACAATCGCGCCCGTGTCGCAGTAGCGTGGGAGGAGATCACTACGATTTTAAACCTACCAGGTGATCAAAGCTTTGTTTGTTGTTTACCCAACAGATGGCGGCATGAGGAAAATTATACGTGAATCTTTTTCGCGCTAAATCAGCCTAGTCGATAGggtcaagagccgtgatagtccaatgGATATTACCTCTAtcatcgattcggagggcgtaggttcgaatccggtccgtggcatgcactctccaacttttcagttttacattttattaaattaaatatcccgtgactctaacggtgaaggtaaaacataaGTGTGtaaagtgtgccaatccgccgcatccgcattgggccagcgtggtggacttattagccttacccctctcattttgtgaggagactcgcgctcaacagtgagccgaatgtgggttgttagtTATGAGGTAAATTTATAGTAAAGATAGAAGATTAATCAGATAAGcttcataattttgttattttattaatttaatgtaagtacAAAGATATTGCGTATCATAGACAAACATTGGCCCAAACTATCACTAGTTGCAAAATCGACTTTCTAGAATGAAAAACGAAAAATTTTTAGGATAAAAAGCACTGAAAAGTTAGAATTTTGATGTTAAGCATTTTGTTCGGTTCTTGTAACAAAGCAAAAATTATACAACTACCTGAACACCTACAGGAGATATCGGAGATTCTACTCGTGTAAGAAAGTATGTCTGTCTATTCTTAATCGGCATGGACTTGAAAAATTACAAGTTCTGTAAGGTAAAATGATAGATCTAATCCTGCTGTAATTTGAATAGCCATCATCTAATTCTAGTGGTATATGGTACGGCTAACAAAATACCTgcgtaaaatttatttaacctcCTTCGTTTACAGAACCCCTGATCCGTGCGAAATGGAAGAACATGAGGGACATATTCAAAAGGGAGATGAAGAGGTGCAAATACAACATGCAAGGCGAATTCGAGTACACCGGCAAATGGCGGCATTTGAAGCTGATGTGGTTTTTGCACAAACCCAGAGCATCCACACCGACTCAGAGTCAACAAGACCATAGCAATAGCACCACGGAACCAGATATTAAGGAAGAGGTTCCCATCATAGTCAACAACAGAGACATGGAGGAATCTGACGACAATATTATACCATTTGAGGGTAGTAATATATTCTCAATGGATTTTCAACAACAAGACCCGTTGCCACTGAAACGACGGAAATCGGAAGACGATTATGACTTGATGTTCCTCAAGTCTTTAGTGCCGTATTTCAGAGAGTTGGATCCAGTTAGGAAGTTAAGGATACGGAATAGGATACAGGATATAATTTTGAACGAGATCAGTGTTCAAGGGAGTATTGGTACGGCACGGCAGTGATATGTTCGGAGACGCGTTGGATCGTTCGCTGACGACTGTTCCGCTTTGTAAATATCGGAttcatcgcatcaaacggatttttaattttactgtagataaaatccgttcgatgcggatcagtggacgcactgcGGATGAAGTCAACTAACCCTTTTTGAGTTTGACATTGAAAAATCATTAGttaaatcataaacttaaaTTTTCAACTCAAATTATCTGTTTATTcggattttaaagaaaatatctgTCTATTCTGTAATTTGTTCCTTTGGGTTTTTTCAAAGAGAATATTCGCCGTAATTACTTTTTCCCTCCAATTAGAGTTTGTTAGCTTTGGGTCCGAGAATTCTCCGCCGGACGAGGATCGAACCCGCGGCCTTTTTACCGCAGAGCTGTTGAGgcttgaatatttatttagggCAATACTACCTCGACttttattgcttttaatttatcaacatcagcctatttttattacaaatctcTCTCCTATGGGAAAGTCTGAGTCAAACTGgtttagagatttttttatttaatgttgagttttttattttattttttactagatttactagatgacgccgcgcgtttcacccgcgtggttcccggtcctgtaggaatacggggataatatatgtatagccttcctcgataaatgggctatctagcactaaaagaaattttcaaattgaaccagtagttcctgagattaacgcgttcaaacaaacaaactcttcagctttataatattagtatagattatctacaagttagcccttgattacaatctcacctgatagtacctaagtgatgatacaatctaagaaggaagcgggcttactACGGTTCGAACGCTGTAGcacggtgcgggtgacagttcgtttcactcttgaaagttaaCGATTCACGATAACAGTACGTAATATAAACATCATACATTAcaaaccgacaaagacgtaccgccaagcgatttagcgttccggtacgatgtcatgtagaaaccgaaaggggtgtggattttcatcctcctcctcatcgatactcctcctaacaagttagcccgcttccatcttagattattgcatcatcacttaccatcaggtgaaattgtaatcaagggctaacttgtaaagaaaaaaaaatctgaatacgCATGGTATTCACTTCCTATTCTGACACTTATAGTTTTTTTCAGAATAATTAATAACCTAGTTTGATACAAGTtaggaggagggtagttt
This genomic window contains:
- the LOC112046311 gene encoding uncharacterized protein LOC112046311, whose amino-acid sequence is MTSKTIKINKKTLYEIVREVQKRPCLWNTEDEYYNNRARVAVAWEEITTILNLPEPLIRAKWKNMRDIFKREMKRCKYNMQGEFEYTGKWRHLKLMWFLHKPRASTPTQSQQDHSNSTTEPDIKEEVPIIVNNRDMEESDDNIIPFEGSNIFSMDFQQQDPLPLKRRKSEDDYDLMFLKSLVPYFRELDPVRKLRIRNRIQDIILNEISVQGSIGTARQ